The Coleofasciculus sp. FACHB-1120 genome segment TTATGGCGAGTACAGCAAGTAGCATCCTGTTTGCAGATGGCACCGAGTTTAGTGCCGTTAATCCCTCAACTACTCCTTTACTGACCATCAGTGTGCCGAGCGGACTCCAGTTCAACGGTGGGGAAGGGGATATCGTTGTGCAAGCTGGTCAGATTCCGCCACCGAATAACCCGTTTACTGAAGTTGGCGATGCGGGACAGCTTCCGGGGGCTGCCCAAACGGTCAACAGCCCGACTTCCGGAGCAGCGTTTGATGCTATCTCTGGTAATCTAAGCAGTGACAGCGATGTGGATCTGTACCAACTTTTTCTAACCGAAGGGCAACCCTTCACAGCAAGTACAGTAGGTAGCACCGATATCAACACCCAGTTGTTCTTGTTCGATAGCAATGGCTTGGGCGTATCCGCTAACAACGACAGTGTGGGATTTCAATCCACCGTACCGTTGTATCAACCCTTTATCCCTGCTCTCTCCGGCACCTATTACCTGGGTATCTCTAGTTACCCGAACAGCCCCCGCAGTTCGCAAGGTTCCATTTTTAACGCTGTAGAGAATCCAAGTGGTCCCGGTGCAGGATTACCCCTCAATAGCTGGAATAAGATCCCTGGACCAACCATTCGCCCCAACACAGGGGCTTACAACATAACGCTCAATTCTCGCAGCGAAGGACTGCAAGTTCAGCCTGGTAGAACGCTGGCGCTGATAGGCGGTAATGTGAGGCTTGAAGGTGGAACAGTGCAAGCACCTGGTGGACGAGTAGAATTCGCTGGAGTGACAGGTTCGGGCCTTGTGGAATTGACACAACAGGGACAGGTTTTACGGTTGAACGTTCCTGATGGGCTGGCAAGGGCTGACGTTTCCTTCACTGAAAATGCCCTAGTGAATGTTAGTGCAGGGGGCGGGGGCAGTATTGCCATTCATGGCAAGAATGTGAATATGACAGCTAGCAGCTTGCTGGCAGGAATTGCCCTAGAATCGGGAACTGTTGGCTCACAAGCAGGAGGAATTGAAATCAATGCTGCGGAAGCAATTAACCTGGATGCCAGCAGTATCACGAATGATGTGGCGATCGGATCAACTGGGGATAGCGGCGGCCTCAACCTCACCGCAGGATCGTTCTCCGCGACTAATGGTGCAGGTCTCTATGCCAGGACTTACGGAACCGGAGATGCAGGCAATATTAATATTGTGACCCGCGATGCTGTTAGCTTCGACTATTCCCTCGCCGTCAGTGCAGTCGTACCCTCAGGACAAGGCCAGGGAGGAGACATCCGCATCTCAGCTGGCTCGGTGTCCGTAACAAATCTTGCACAATTGGCTGCTCTTTCACAAGGTGAAGGGGATGCTGGGAATGTGATAATTAATGCCCGTAATGCTGTCAACTTCGATGGTAGCGACGGTATGTATACCACTGCCGCCTTCAGTTCAATGGGAAATAGATCACCTGTAGTAGATACCGTAGTAGGGAAACCTAATGGCCAGGGTGGAGATGTTCGCATTACCGCAAGGTCTGTATCTGTGACTAACGGTGCAGGATTGTCTGCTAATACAGTTGGATTGGGGAATGCTGGGAATGTGATAATTACTGCCCGTGATACTGTCAACTTCGATGGTAAGAGTAAGGCACTTAGCAACGTAGAATCGACAGGAATTGGCGACGGAGGCAGTATCATGATTACCACTGGGGTGCTGCTGCTAACCAATGGTGCAGCACTAACCGTTAGTAGTAAAGGCGCAGGGCTTGCAGGCTCATTAACTGTTGATGCTGATGTGATTCGGCTTGACAATCAGGGGGAGATCAATGCTGACACGGTTAGCGGTGGGGGAAACATTAATTTGCGATCGCCTCTCCTACTATTACGTCGCAATAGCAGTATTACCACGACTGCCGAAGGCACTGCCACAGGTGGCAACATTAACGTTGATGCTGATTTCATTGTTTCACCTCCGAATGAGAATAACGACATTATTGCTAATGCTTTTGCAGGATCGGGTGGAAAAATTACGCTAACAGCCCAGAGTATCTTTGGTTTTGATTTCCGTACCCGTGAGGATTTACAACGCTTGCTCAACACCACCACTCCAACAGCACTCGATCCGCAAAGGTTGAAGACTAATGATGTCACTGCTTTTTCTCAGGCAAATCCGACGATCGATACAGGAACTGTAATTGTCCAAACCCTCGATGTTGATCCAACACGGGGAGTCACCGCATTGCCCACTGACTTCACCGATCCGGGCCAACTGATAGCCGCTACCTGTCCGGCAGATGAGGGAAGTTCGTTTGCCATTACAGGGCGGGGTGGTTTACCGGAAGACCCCCGACAGCCATTGATGGGGCAGGAGATTTGGCAGGATGAGCGAGGAGCGGGGGAAGATGGAGAAGTCAGGAAGGTAGAGAGAGGGCGGGGAGTGCCGATCGTTGAAGCGCAAGGTTGGATCGTCGATCGCACTGGCACGGTTGTTTTAGTCGCGCAGCAACCCCAAACCCAGCCATCAGGAGCGTTGATGCATCCGTCATGTGCATTGCCCAACATTTCACCCTAGTTGTCGATCGATCGCGGCCTGATGTTCTTTTGTTTCCGATTGCTTTAAGTACTCGATCGCAATGCGTCCAGCAGTGGGATAGTCTTGCCGTGCGTCTAACAGCAATACGAACGTGCGTTGAAACTGAAGGCGATCGCGTTGTTTATCGGTGACAATGATGATAGCGATCGCAGTTCCCCACAGCCCTAGTAGTGTCGGTACTACAGGTATCCACAAGCCAGACAACAAGGCTAAATAACCACCACCCATCAGTCCACCACTTGCTAACAAAATACCGATTGCCAGCTTCAACGGCGATCGAAACGACCAGCCTATTACTGCACCAACCCCAGACCACACCAGTACCCAGAGCCATTCGCTCGGCTCAGCCCAGACGCGAATCAGCGGTCGTCCATCCAGAGCGGCACTGATGATTTGACTGACAATATTGGCGTGGAGTGTCACCCCGTTAATCGGTTGCGCCGGATTGAACCAACCGCCATTGTAGGGAGTCCGGAAGCGATCTTTGATGCTTTCGGCAGTGTAGCCAATCAGAACAATGCGATCGCGGAACAGTTCGGCAGGAATCTGACGGTTCAGGACTTGCCGCAATGGAACAGTCAGAAAATTTGCCTCAGTTCCTCGAAAATTGAGCAAGATTTGGTAGCTCTGTCCGGCTGGAGCATTGACATAGCCCCCATCATTCGGTTCAAATTTCTCGAAAATGGCTTTCCCTAACTCAAATCGTCGCCCCGCTGAATCCAGTTGCTTCAAAGCGAGACCTTCAGCCGCTAAGTACGGCAGTGCTAGTTGTACTGCCAAACTATACTGTGATGTATTTTCAGCCCTAACAGACAATAATGCCCGACGCACTTTACCGTCGGCATCTTCAACCTGATCGGCAAATCCAACTTGTTGTTTTTGATTCAAAATTGGGGGTGGGGCAACCCGGTTCCCTACCACTTTCTCAATCCCAATTAGGTTCGGTGTGGATTGAAACACCTGCACTAAGTCTGCGTGTCCTGGCTCGACAGGTAAATCCCGATAGATATCCAGCCCAATGACTCGCGGTTTTTGCGTCTGAATGGTCTGAATTGCCTGCGCCAATACTCTGTCCGGCATCGGATGCCCGACTTGGGTAATGTCCTGCTCGTCGATCTCGACCATCACAATGCGGCGATCGATCAGTTCTAAAGGTCGCCAGCGCACAAACTGATCGAACAGACTCAATTCTAGTTCTTGCAGTAGTCCTAAACCACGGAGCAGCAAAAGGGGGATAGCGATACTCAACATCATGCCCGGTATCCAACACCAACCAATGCGGCGTTTTTGCACCTCTCGGCTGGCACGTTGTCGGGCAGTCGCTAACATCTGGCTTGCCTGTTCCACAGCTTCCAGGGCAGTTTGCGCTTCCCGTTTCGCCAGATCCTGACTCGCTCCCAAAAATTGATAATCCTCATGATTCAAGCTCTTGCCTAATGCCCACGTCAAGACATCTTGTAACGTCTGCCCCCGCAACAAATAGAATTCATCGCCTTTGCCAGAGGCGATCCACGCATCGAGAGATTTGGCATAGGGACGAAGTTGCGCCAGATGATGACATACCCAGTTCAGGTTAAATACGGCTTGATAAATGGGATTCTTAACCACCAATTGCCCTTGCTGCTTGATCGCTAGTCCGGAGAGCAAGAGTTCGATCTGTTCGCGGCTCCCATCGAAGTCCACTCCCTCATCCTTCAGGATCTGCTGATAGATGCCTAATAGTCTCCCCGTCAAGTGAGAATTATTGAGCAGGCGATCGCGAATGGTTCGCAAATGTTCGGGTTCATCCTGGAATTCCCACGCTTGAATCATAAATTTGTGAATCAGTTGTTCGATGTGTTCGCGATCCGTGATGGATTGAGACGGAATGGGATGCTCAACGAGCAGCTGACACACCTTTTGTATCAAGAAGGGCTGTCCACCCGTCCATATTAAGATTTCTCGTAGGGCACGCGACGGCTCGTGGACACAGCCAACTAGCCCCTGCGCCAACGGTTGGGCATCCGCTTGATACAACCCACACAGGTCGATTGCTCGACCAATATTAAATGGAGTTCTCTGATGATCGCTCATCAGATCGGATGGTGTAGCCACCCCCAAGAGCGCAAACGTCAGCCGTCGGTACTCAGGCTTCAAACTGCGACGGTTATAGCAGGCACGAATCAGTCCAAAAAAATCATTGAGCGAGAAATCCAGGCCTCGAATACTATCCACTTCATCCAGAAACAGCACCAGCTTGGGTCGAGGGTGTTCCTCGCTTTTAACTTCCACCAGCAAAATCTCTTCAATAAACTGCCCTAACCGTTGCACTGGAGATAGACCATCCCGCTCAGCCCACCACCGTTTCAGGTTTATTGTGCTGAATAAGTCAAATGCCTGCCACAGTTCGACGACAAATCCCTTGTACCACTGCTCTGGTGTCAGGGTTTCGCTACCAATACGGGATAGGTCGATCGCTCCACAACAAACGCCATCCTGTTGCAACTGATGCAATACCTGCACCATCAAGCTAGATTTACCCATTTGGCGAGCATTAAATACGTAACAAAATTGATCGCTACTTAAAGCTTGATAAAGGTCAGCATCCGCCTGCCGCCTCACATAGTAAGGATGGTCTTGACTCAGACTGCCACCAACCTGGTACTGATTCATACAGGAAACTTGGAACACTTAGATGCGGTTAGATGAACGTGTGGCAGAAGCAACTTGCCTACCCAAGGCGCTCCTGGGTTTGCGCCACAGAGACTTTATTGCGAAACCGTATCTAATTTTGAATGATTGCTGATGAGGAAGCACTTTCAAAACTGACACAATATCACTGCTTAATTGAATAGGTTGTGTTTCCGCATCAGGCAATCCTTAAATCTCATCAGATATCTCATAAAAATTTCATATTATGCTCTAAAATGCCTTCAGCCTATTCCTGCCTGCGGATTAATCTCTCATGAATGTTGACACCCTCTTTGAGAGCCTCAACCGCGAGTTAACTGCCAATCAGAGCCGTCCGCTCAATCCGGCAGAAACATTACTGTTACGCGGAATCTGGCAATATCAAACCTACAGCCAAATTGCAGAAGAGGTTGGGTATAGTCCTGGCTATTTGACCAATGTAGTTGCACCTGAACTTCTGCACCGGCTCTCAGATCTGATTGGGCAACGCCTGACGAAGAAAAATTGTCGTATTCTGCTGGAAGAGTATGCTATATCCCAATCTCATCCCAAACCACAGGGACGATCGCAACCCCTCATCTCGTCCCCTGGACTCAATCCGAACCAGGCGTTCACCCTAGCGTTTCCCAGTGGACCGATCGCGATCGACTCCCCGTTCTATATTGCGCGTCCGCCCATCGAATCACAAGTGTGTGACGAAATCTGCCTCCCAGGCGCACTGGTGCGTGTCAAAGCACCCAGGGAAATGGGAAAAACTTCGCTGCTTCTGCGCGTGTTGGATCGTGCCCAACAACAGGGATATCGCACTGTTTACCTGAATTTAGAGCAAATGGATCGAGCCATTTGTGCCGACCTGAATCGATTTCTCCGCAGTTTGTGTGCCAGTGTTACTCGTGAACTCCAACTTGAGCCAAAACTAGATGACTACTGGGATGAAGATATTGGCAGCAAAGTCAGTTGTACTTTGTACTTTCGGCAGCATCTATTAGAGGAAATTAAGACACCTTTGGTTCTCGCATTGGATGAACTCCACCAGATTTTTGAGTATCCTCAGATTGCCAAAGATGTTCTACCCCTGCTGCGCTCCTGGTATGAAGAGGCGAAACGAGTTCCAATTTGGCAAAATCTGCGGCTGATTATCGCTCACTCTACAGAAGTGTATGTCCCCCTGCAACTGAATCAGTCTCCTTTCAATGTAGGGTTGGCAACTCAACTCGTTGGATTCACGTTAGCTCAAGTGCAACAACTCGCCCAGTGTTACGGTCTGAACTGGAGCGATGGAGAATCAGCCAAACAACTGATGGCGATGGTTGGTGGACATCCGGTTCTCATCCATACGGCTCTCTATCATCTCAGCCGGGAAGAACAAACTCTGAGCCAACTCCTGGCAGCGGCTCCAACTCCTACGGGAATCTATCACCATCATTTACAGCGTCATTGGACAATCCTTAAACAACGACCGGATCTGCTCCAGGCATTTCAGGCTCTCCAGAGGACTCGCGAACTAATATATTTAGAATCAAGCCTTGCTCATCAGCTAAACAGCATGGGACTGATCGATCATTTTGGGGACAAAGTAACTGTAAGCTGCGAACTATATCGCCAGTATTTCTAAATGGGTGGTGCTAAATAAGTAATGATGCATTGTAATGATAAATGAAGTACCAGATAGCACCAATATGGTTATCTAATGACTTGGAAAACGACAAGGTTTTTTGGACTAAGCGAGAGACCTGCTGCCGCAAGATATTGTTGAATCGTTCAATGTAGGTAGTTTTGCCTGTTTCTTTTCCAACCGCTTGATGTCGTTTGCGGGTGTAGAACAGCCCCAGATGCTGCCCAAAAATCCGTATTGGCGACAGCGCATTGCCGATAGACCGCAGGCGGAGATTCCCACAATTTTCCTGCTACTGCTTCAGAGCGTGGGTCAATGTAAACGCCAACGATCTCACGAGTGTCTGCATCGAGAGCCAACCAGACCCATAATTAGCCAAGTTTCAACCTCCAGACAAGGTGAGCTGATGGTAGGTAGTCTAGAGTTTCAAGTAGACGGATGCGATTAAATGGAAGAGGTTTGTAGGTTGGGAAAATGCAATAAAACCCAACCCCTGCATGGGTTACGAAGAAAGCTAATCCATCCTAAAAATCATTAATCCGACCGACTTAAGATTCGGTTTTAGAGTTCAGGCGCTTGGAGATTTGGCTAATTATCCCACTGAGAATTGCGCCTCCCATGAGAATCCCAAGCGCTGGGGTAAACAAGGGTTGCCAAAGCTTGTACCACAAATCGAGACCGAGGGGAATGCCGACCGAGTGACCAAAAACAGCGATCGCGAGCCACCCAAAACTGAGCAAGACCAAGAATACATCTGCGACTAAAATCAGATTGAGCCAATTGAGGAGTTTATCTTTCATTAGAGTTCTTCAAATTTGTCCGAAAATTTTCGTTTAACAACGTTTGTTTGAGGTTGTTCATCCGCATCTGAAACATCGTCTCTAAACCCCAGCGGATCGCGGTACTGTCCAGAAACGGGTTCAGTTCAAAATTAATTACATCAACTAGGCGTGTCTCTGTCTCAGAAATGGGAATGAACTGATGAATATGTTCCCAGAATTGGAACGGGCCGCGCAATTGTTTATCAATAAATCTTCTCGGAGGTTCCCAGCGAGTAATTTGCACTTGCCAGTCGATTCCTATCTGCTCGAAAAGTTCTACCCGAATTGTAAAGCGCGTCCCTAAACCACAAATAATGTTTGAATCCAATACCCTGACTATTGGAAAGGGTAGAGAGATGCGTTCTAGCAGATGTACATCCTCATGAGTTTCCCAGACGGTTTCTATGGGGAGGGAGACGGTTTCGCTAACCTCAAAATGTTCCAATTCTCTTCACCACCCAAGTCGTTTGCTCGTTGGTAAATTTTTTCGCAATTAACGCTTCGGAATCGCCTGCTTTGAAATTTTATCAATTCCAAGACGTTTTTGATGAGTTTTGCTAAAAAATTAAAAATTAAAGAGATTTTTTTTAGGGTTTATATTACTCTGGGAATTTCTTAAGTTGAATATGGAATCGCTTCTTATACAACCTGAGAGGGGATGGTGGAGGCGATCGCCTCCACCATCCCCTCTCAAGCTAACAGATAAAGCAGACAGGCTAGATTAAGCTACGGTTGAATTAGACTTTCAGCACCCAGTCTTTGCGAGTATCAGCACTGACGAAGGATGCGGGAACGATCTCGATATCAACGCCCAGTGACTTGAAAGCGGCTCGAATTGCCGTCGCGTGGGCAGATTCATCGGAGCCAATGCTTGCGCCTGCGGTAATTAAGGCCGGGGTTTTTAGCTTCGCAATTTCTCTGGTATAAGCGATCGCTACCTCAGTCTCCAGAGCAAGTGCGAGTGAAGGCAATATTCACATCTGAGTCGATGTTGCCTTCTCCTGCCTTGATGTAGGAAGAGAGATCGTAGCTAGATTTTGCCATCATTGGGGTGGCACCCAAACTCTTCACCACCGATGCTAGAGTATCCCGATGCTTTTTGTGATCGGCTTGGTTGCGGAGTGCCAACGCCAAAACAGCTTTGCCCACATCGGTGTCACTCAGCTTAGTTGCCAGTCAAACAAGAAAGGTTGGGAGACGGTGAGCTTGACTGAGCCTCAACACCGTGTATAACAAGTAGTGGGATCGCCAATCAGCTACCCTTTCATAGATTTCGTATGCAGGCGGTCGTTCAACCCCAACCTGAAGGGTCTAGCGGTAATTTCAAAATTGTGGAAACTTTACTAGCTGAATGATTACCATCTTCTATTCAGATAAATTTCTTCAGCATGAAACCGGATATATGCATCCTGAACAGCCAGAGCGACTTACTGCTATTGTCGATAAATTGCGAAGCTCAACGATAGCCGAGCAAATCCAATGGGTGAGTCCTTCTAGCTCAAGAAATGTTATCCCAGCGATCGAACAAATTCATTCCTCTAATTACATTCAGGAAGTTCGTACTTATTCTGAGCGGGGTTGGGGGTGTTTTGAATCAACTCAAATCTCGCCTCAAAGCTTTGAGGTTGCTTGCCTTGCAGTCAGTGCTTGGTTAGATGGTATTGATGTGGTTTCGCAGTTAAAACGTCCAGCTTTCGTTCTGGCAAGACCACCTGGACATCATGCCCTCAAAGATGAAGGAATGGGTTTTTGTATTTTCTGCAATGCAGCGATCGCTGCCATTTACGCTCAATCCATCGGAATTCAGCGAGTTGGAATTCTTGATTGGGATGTACATCACGGGAATGGAACCCAAGCAGCCGTAGAAAATATTCCCAACATGGCTTTCTGTTCCATTCATCAATCACCTGGCTATCCCCGTACTGGAAAGCCTGATGAACGGGGTAAGTATAACAATGTCTTGAATCTTCCGATTGCTCCAGGCAGTAATATACAGGATTACTGTAAGTTATTCGAGGAGAGAGTCATTCCCTTTTTTAAAGATTTTTGTCCGGATATCTTAATCATCAGTGCTGGGTATGATGCGAATCAAACAGACTTACTTTCTAAAATCAATTTACAGCCCCAAGATTACAGCATCATCACTGATTATTGTTTAGAGATTACACCCAAAATATTATTTGGTTTAGAAGGCGGCTATGAATTGGAGAGCCTTTCTTCATCAGTACTTGAGACTGTCAAACGATGCGTAGACGCATTTGTATGATGACCTCCAATGGGCGAGGCTAATGGCTCAAAGCTTGGAATTGCTCGGAATTGATGCGCCCCGATTCGTACAGCGTTTCGGCAACTTCCCCCATTCTCAGGACAGAATGACCCCGATAGCCGTTTTCCTGAAGCCGATCTTTGACTCCTTTTTCATGGTCGATCAACACCACGATATCTTCGACATTTAATCCAGCATCTTTGAGTTTCGTTGCCCCCTTCATAGCGCTATTGCCGCTGATGAGAATATCATCGACAACGACAATGGTTTCTCCCGGCTGGAAATGACCCTCAATGACTCGTTGGGTGCCGTGAGATTTTACCTCCTTGCGCGGGAAAATCATCGGGCGGTCTAGGCGCAGCGCTAACCCTGTAGCGGTGGGCAAGGAACCGTAAGGGATTCCGGCTATTCGGTCAAAATGCAAATGTTTGAGAATCTCGGCGTAAGCACTCAAGATTTGATGGAAGATTTGCGGTTGGGAAATGATGACGCGCAGGTCGATGTAATAGGGGAAAATCTCTCCAGAGGCTTGCACGCGATCGCCAAACATAATGCAACC includes the following:
- a CDS encoding histone deacetylase; the protein is MITIFYSDKFLQHETGYMHPEQPERLTAIVDKLRSSTIAEQIQWVSPSSSRNVIPAIEQIHSSNYIQEVRTYSERGWGCFESTQISPQSFEVACLAVSAWLDGIDVVSQLKRPAFVLARPPGHHALKDEGMGFCIFCNAAIAAIYAQSIGIQRVGILDWDVHHGNGTQAAVENIPNMAFCSIHQSPGYPRTGKPDERGKYNNVLNLPIAPGSNIQDYCKLFEERVIPFFKDFCPDILIISAGYDANQTDLLSKINLQPQDYSIITDYCLEITPKILFGLEGGYELESLSSSVLETVKRCVDAFV
- a CDS encoding AAA-like domain-containing protein, with the protein product MNVDTLFESLNRELTANQSRPLNPAETLLLRGIWQYQTYSQIAEEVGYSPGYLTNVVAPELLHRLSDLIGQRLTKKNCRILLEEYAISQSHPKPQGRSQPLISSPGLNPNQAFTLAFPSGPIAIDSPFYIARPPIESQVCDEICLPGALVRVKAPREMGKTSLLLRVLDRAQQQGYRTVYLNLEQMDRAICADLNRFLRSLCASVTRELQLEPKLDDYWDEDIGSKVSCTLYFRQHLLEEIKTPLVLALDELHQIFEYPQIAKDVLPLLRSWYEEAKRVPIWQNLRLIIAHSTEVYVPLQLNQSPFNVGLATQLVGFTLAQVQQLAQCYGLNWSDGESAKQLMAMVGGHPVLIHTALYHLSREEQTLSQLLAAAPTPTGIYHHHLQRHWTILKQRPDLLQAFQALQRTRELIYLESSLAHQLNSMGLIDHFGDKVTVSCELYRQYF
- a CDS encoding CHASE2 domain-containing protein, yielding MNQYQVGGSLSQDHPYYVRRQADADLYQALSSDQFCYVFNARQMGKSSLMVQVLHQLQQDGVCCGAIDLSRIGSETLTPEQWYKGFVVELWQAFDLFSTINLKRWWAERDGLSPVQRLGQFIEEILLVEVKSEEHPRPKLVLFLDEVDSIRGLDFSLNDFFGLIRACYNRRSLKPEYRRLTFALLGVATPSDLMSDHQRTPFNIGRAIDLCGLYQADAQPLAQGLVGCVHEPSRALREILIWTGGQPFLIQKVCQLLVEHPIPSQSITDREHIEQLIHKFMIQAWEFQDEPEHLRTIRDRLLNNSHLTGRLLGIYQQILKDEGVDFDGSREQIELLLSGLAIKQQGQLVVKNPIYQAVFNLNWVCHHLAQLRPYAKSLDAWIASGKGDEFYLLRGQTLQDVLTWALGKSLNHEDYQFLGASQDLAKREAQTALEAVEQASQMLATARQRASREVQKRRIGWCWIPGMMLSIAIPLLLLRGLGLLQELELSLFDQFVRWRPLELIDRRIVMVEIDEQDITQVGHPMPDRVLAQAIQTIQTQKPRVIGLDIYRDLPVEPGHADLVQVFQSTPNLIGIEKVVGNRVAPPPILNQKQQVGFADQVEDADGKVRRALLSVRAENTSQYSLAVQLALPYLAAEGLALKQLDSAGRRFELGKAIFEKFEPNDGGYVNAPAGQSYQILLNFRGTEANFLTVPLRQVLNRQIPAELFRDRIVLIGYTAESIKDRFRTPYNGGWFNPAQPINGVTLHANIVSQIISAALDGRPLIRVWAEPSEWLWVLVWSGVGAVIGWSFRSPLKLAIGILLASGGLMGGGYLALLSGLWIPVVPTLLGLWGTAIAIIIVTDKQRDRLQFQRTFVLLLDARQDYPTAGRIAIEYLKQSETKEHQAAIDRQLG
- a CDS encoding filamentous hemagglutinin N-terminal domain-containing protein; the protein is MVQRWRRGIRYLATIAALAGASFFPELPSAAQLLPDNSLGAESSIITPKDNLQGQPADLIEGGARRGGNLFHSFQEFNVGNLQRVYFANPAGVENILSRVTGTNPSNILGTLGILGNANLFLINPNGIVFGPNATLDLHGSFMASTASSILFADGTEFSAVNPSTTPLLTISVPSGLQFNGGEGDIVVQAGQIPPPNNPFTEVGDAGQLPGAAQTVNSPTSGAAFDAISGNLSSDSDVDLYQLFLTEGQPFTASTVGSTDINTQLFLFDSNGLGVSANNDSVGFQSTVPLYQPFIPALSGTYYLGISSYPNSPRSSQGSIFNAVENPSGPGAGLPLNSWNKIPGPTIRPNTGAYNITLNSRSEGLQVQPGRTLALIGGNVRLEGGTVQAPGGRVEFAGVTGSGLVELTQQGQVLRLNVPDGLARADVSFTENALVNVSAGGGGSIAIHGKNVNMTASSLLAGIALESGTVGSQAGGIEINAAEAINLDASSITNDVAIGSTGDSGGLNLTAGSFSATNGAGLYARTYGTGDAGNINIVTRDAVSFDYSLAVSAVVPSGQGQGGDIRISAGSVSVTNLAQLAALSQGEGDAGNVIINARNAVNFDGSDGMYTTAAFSSMGNRSPVVDTVVGKPNGQGGDVRITARSVSVTNGAGLSANTVGLGNAGNVIITARDTVNFDGKSKALSNVESTGIGDGGSIMITTGVLLLTNGAALTVSSKGAGLAGSLTVDADVIRLDNQGEINADTVSGGGNINLRSPLLLLRRNSSITTTAEGTATGGNINVDADFIVSPPNENNDIIANAFAGSGGKITLTAQSIFGFDFRTREDLQRLLNTTTPTALDPQRLKTNDVTAFSQANPTIDTGTVIVQTLDVDPTRGVTALPTDFTDPGQLIAATCPADEGSSFAITGRGGLPEDPRQPLMGQEIWQDERGAGEDGEVRKVERGRGVPIVEAQGWIVDRTGTVVLVAQQPQTQPSGALMHPSCALPNISP
- a CDS encoding SRPBCC family protein — protein: MEHFEVSETVSLPIETVWETHEDVHLLERISLPFPIVRVLDSNIICGLGTRFTIRVELFEQIGIDWQVQITRWEPPRRFIDKQLRGPFQFWEHIHQFIPISETETRLVDVINFELNPFLDSTAIRWGLETMFQMRMNNLKQTLLNENFRTNLKNSNER